The following proteins are co-located in the Salvelinus fontinalis isolate EN_2023a chromosome 29, ASM2944872v1, whole genome shotgun sequence genome:
- the LOC129827506 gene encoding neutral alpha-glucosidase AB-like isoform X4, which translates to MGPLLVLWLAVCLSGTWAVDRGNFKTCDQSAFCKRQRALKPGQSPYRALLETLELTNTKLTLQLINDNNKVRLLLELYRLQGNMTRVKINELKPLKPRFEVPDVLINDPPTEPLSLLSRDENGVVLSLGADSQRLIVSAKPFRLDIMEGREVLLSLNSRGLLAFEHLRIRKDTKVDPEGTENKEETEAANEPAEGEEKAKEDEKVEDGMWEETFKSHTDSKPNGPSSISLDFSLPGVENVYGIPEHADSLKLKATDGGDPYRLFNLDVFQYEVFNPMALYGAIPVMLSHSAQRTMGIFWLNAAETWVDISSNTAGKTVFGQMLDYVQGSSETPQTDVRWISESGIIDVFIMLGPTPADVFSQYASLTGTQAFPPLSTLAYHQCRWNYNDQEDVAAVDQGFDDHDIPYDFIWLDIEHTDGKRYFTWDHHKFPQPKDMLQGLLDKRRKMVTIVDPHIKVDSSYKIHNEIRSKGFYVKSKDGGDYEGWCWPGNSGYPDFTNPEMRAWWASMFAYDQYEGSMENMYTWNDMNEPSVFNGPEVTMHKDALHGNWENRDLHNLYGLYVQRATAEGLIERSGGVERPFVLARAFFAGSQRYGAVWTGDNAAEWDHLKISIPMCLSLGLVGVSFCGADVGGFFKSPSTELLVRWYQTGAYQPFFRAHAHLDTPRREPWLFGPENTALIREAVRQRYALLPYWYQLFYHAHHSGQPVMRPLWVEYPQDTATFSMDDQFLLGRDLLVHPVTEEGARGVTAYLPGKGEVWFDVHTFQKHNGAQNLYIPVTISSIPVFQRGGSIIPRKARVRRSSSCMEHDPYTLFVALSPKRFAQGELYIDDGHTFNFDKQKQFIHRRFSFANNALSSRNLAPGSQFTTFSWVEKIVILGASKPSKATLKTPDGKESLLEFEFDASMSVLTLRKPGVNAGLDWTVVLQ; encoded by the exons ATGGGGCCTCTGTTAGtgttgtggctggctgtctgcctCAGTGGGACCTGGGCAGTGGACCGGGGGAACTTCAAAACCTGTGACCAGAGTGCGTTCTGCAA GCGTCAGCGAGCATTGAAGCCTggccagtccccatacagagccCTGCTGGAGACCCTGGAGCTCACCAACACCAAACTCACACTGCAGCTCATCAATGACAACAACAAG GTGCGTCTGCTGCTTGAGCTCTATCGTCTCCAGGGCAACATGACCAGGGTGAAGATAAATGAATTGAAGCCACTGAAGCCTCGTTTTGAGGTCCCCGATGTGCTCATCAATGACCCTCCCACAGAGCC CTTGTCTCTCCTGTCTCGGGATGAGAACGGGGTGGTTCTGTCTTTGGGGGCAGACTCACAGCGGCTGATCGTCAGCGCTAAGCCGTTCCGATTGGACATCATGGAGGGGCGGGAGGTTCTTCTGTCACTTAACTCCCGTGGCCTGCTGGCCTTTGAGCACCTCCGGATCCGCAAGGATAC taaGGTTGACCCAGAAGGAACTGAGAATAAAGAAGAAACTGAGGCTGCCAACGAACCggcagaaggagaggag AAGGCGAAGGAGGATGAGAAAGTGGAAGatggaatgtgggaggagacaTTCAAATCGCACACAGACAGCAAACCCAATG GCCCTTCCTCCATCAGTCTAGACTTCTCTCTGCCAGGGGTGGAGAACGTCTATGGCATCCCAGAACACGCAGACAGCCTCAAACTCAAAGCCACTGA TGGAGGGGATCCATACCGGTTGTTTAACCTAGACGTGTTCCAGTATGAGGTGTTCAACCCTATGGCCCTGTACGGTGCCATCCCTGTCATGCTGTCTCACAGTGCACAGCGCACCATGGGCATCTTCTGGCTCAACGCTGCTGAGACCTGGGTGGACATCAGCTCTAACACCGCCGGCAAG ACAGTGTTTGGCCAGATGctggactacgttcagggctccAGTGAGACGCCACAGACAGACGTGCGTTGGATCTCAGAGAGCGGCATCATCGACGTCTTCATCATGCTGGGACCCACTCCCGCTGATGTCTTCTCCCAGTACGCCTCACTCACAG GTACCCAGGCCTTCCCTCCCCTGTCTACGCTGGCCTACCACCAGTGCCGCTGGAACTACAACGACCAGGAGGATGTGGCGGCGGTGGATCAGGGCTTCGACGACCACGACATCCCCTACGACTTTATCTGGCTGGACATAGAGCACACGGACGGCAAGCGCTACTTCACCTGGGACCATCACAAGTTCCCCCAGCCCAAAGACATGCTGCAGGGTCTGTTAGACAAGAGACGCAAG ATGGTGACCATTGTGGACCCCCACATCAAGGTGGACAGCAGCTACAAGATCCACAATGAGATCCGCTCCAAAGGCTTCTACGTCAAAAGCAAAGATGGCGGAGACTATGAGGGCTGGTGCTGGCCTG GTAATTCTGGTTACCCAGACTTTACCAACCCTGAGATGAGAGCTTGGTGGGCCAGTATGTTTGCCTACGATCAGTATGAG GGTTCCATGGAGAACATGTATACATGGAACGATATGAACGAGCCGTCAGTGTTTAATGGACCAGAGGTCACCATGCATAAAGACGCCCTGCATGGGAACTGGGAGAACCGTGACCTCCACAACCTCTACGGATTATACGTG CAAAGGGCCACAGCAGAGGGTCTGATTGAGCGctcagggggagtggagagacctTTTGTCCTGGCCAGAGCCTTCTTCGCTGGCTCCCAGCGCTACGGTGCTGTGTGGACAGGTGATAACGCTGCTGAGTGGGACCATCTGAAGATCTCCATCCCCATGTGTCTCAGTCTGGGCTTGGTTGGTGTCTCTTTCTGTGGAG ctGATGTGGGTGGCTTCTTCAAGTCTCCCAGTACTGAGCTCCTGGTGCGTTGGTACCAGACGGGGGCATACCAGCCCTTCTTCCGGGCCCATGCCCATCTGGACACCCCCCGCAGAGAGCCCTGGCTGTTTGGCCCCGAGAACACTGCTCTGATCAGGGAGGCTGTCCGCCAGCGTTACGCCCTCCTGCCCTACTGGTACCAGTTGTTCTACCACGCCCACCACTCTGGCCAGCCCGTCATGAGACCCTTGTGGGTGGAGTATCCTCAGGATACGGCCACGTTCTCCATGGATGACCAGTTCCTGCTTG GGAGAGATCTGCTGGTGCACCCCGTGACTGAGGAGGGGGCTAGGGGTGTTACTGCCTACCTGCCTGGAAAAGGAGAG GTCTGGTTTGACGTCCACACGTTCCAGAAACACAACGGAGCCCAGAACCTCTACATCCCTGTCACCATCAGCTCT ATTCCGGTATTCCAGCGCGGTGGTTCCATTATTCCCAGGAAGGCCCGGGTTCGAAGGTCATCATCATGCATGGAACACGACCCCTACACCTTATTTGTTGCTCTCAGCCCCAag CGATTTGCCCAGGGTGAGCTCTACATAGACGACGGCCACACCTTCAACTTTGACAAACAGAAGCAGTTCATCCACAGGAGATTTTCCTTTGCCAATAATGCCCTGTCCTCCAG GAACCTGGCCCCTGGCTCTCAGTTCACCACTTTTTCCTGGGTTGAGAAGATTGTCATATTGGGAGCCAGTAAGCCCAGCAAGGCCACTCTGAAGACTCCTG ATGGCAAGGAGAGTCTGCTGGAGTTTGAGTTTGATGCCTCCATGTCAGTGTTAACCCTTCGCAAACCGGGTGTCAACGCAGGGCTGGACTGGACTGTGGTGCTTCAGTAA